In Amphiprion ocellaris isolate individual 3 ecotype Okinawa chromosome 5, ASM2253959v1, whole genome shotgun sequence, the genomic stretch ACGCATAAGTAACACATTTCTAGAGTGTTTCCCTTTATCTGCAGTCATGGTGAGTCTGTTAACTTTTAATTTACTCTGTGAGTGAAGTTTCTGactgacatttgtggtttttaatgtttagctGCTGACGTGAACGAGCTGCTAGCACGTTAGCATAGCAGCTAACAGCAGGAGGCTCATCTCCAGCtcacctttatttatttacgtGTCATTTTCAAGCTCATTCGTTTCTTTGTGAATTCCAGGTTTCCGTTATTAACACGGTGGACACCTCCCACGAAGACATGATCGTAAGTGTTGTCTTTTCCATTCAATCCAAACTAGCAGATTATGGAAGCTAATGTTAGCGTTCGGTTTAAGTGAATGTAGTTTTTGTTCCtaatcagcacaaacacacgTCAGCACAATGTGACATTAATGTAGGGTCCAGTGGCATGTTTGTAGCGTCATGTTTCATGTATCTGTGTTAAAATTACCTTCGCTGGTAGTTGACACTGTGGCAGCGCAATAGTATCATGTCAGAGTTGATTAACAGAAATTAAACTCCAGTTAATTTATAATCAGTCGTCTAGTATTCTGTGGATCTTGGTCTCTTTAGTTAGAGGGTTTGCTGCTTGTATTTGTCTCTGTTATCTATAACTGTAAACCAGCCAGTAAAAACGGGGTATTTGTACTTGGAACTTGTAATAGACATATAATCCTAGATATCATCCTATATATGGCAAAATACACAACCAGAGTAacagacactttaaaaaaaaaaaacctatatTATAACGTATATTGTGCTGTCACTCCTGTTTGTGGTAAAATTTGTTAGAAACGGTTCTGCTCTAACATCTGATTCTTCCTGTAAAATTGAATGCAATAGTGTGTGCAAACTTCTGCAGCTGGttgattttaaagtgaaaataggTAAATACACTAAGATGAACCTAACCAAACCTTAACAAATGTTACTTTGGATTTTATGAACTAAAGAatctttaaaatggaaaacataatTGTGACAGGTGCAGAGTCTTGTGCAATCTTCTCCCTATAAGGCCTTATTAAATTGTTAGACATTAATTGACCCATTAGGACGAGTAATGCAGGTGAGGAATCATCAGTTCATGATCTGATACAGTCAGGTCCATGAGAATTACTGCCAGTGACacaattttcttaattttaccTCTATATACAAGCAcagtggattttttaaaattttattgaacctttatttaaccaggagagatcCCGCTGAGgttaagaacctctttttcaagggagtcctggcaaagataggcagcagcaagtACGAAACACAggtaaaacataattaaaatataaacaaaaaaaataaaatttacaagGAAGTTataaaaaacaagtgcatgttgtggaAACGGCCTCAAGAACTCACAGTTTTGATTTAAAGGCACTCAATGAGATTAACTCGGttaaaaatttgaaatgaaCGAGAAGCGACTGGAGTGCAGACATTCAGCGTTGTTATATGATGGTCAAAGATGTAGGACTCGCACATCTGCATTTCAATACAATACATCAGTGAACTGTTTGATTTGGCATCTGGTTAATGAGTGTCATTGTACCTAAAATCATTAATCTGCAGATCAGTGATCAGGCAACAGAGCAGGATATCAGTTAAACTTCATCAAATGTTGTGATTTGTTTGACCAACAATCCAAAACTcccaaataataattttaatgtcatgtaagaccaacaattaaaatacattCTTGAAATGGTTGATAATTGATTTTCTTTGAGTTGACAGATTGTTCTAGTGGTAATAGGACCTATTCAACAGTTCACTGTGGTTTTTGTAGGATGTGTGTATACTTTCACAAAGCCACCAGCTGTCCTCACTGGGCTCCAGTATTAAATGTGTCGGTTAATGTTACTTTTGAGTTTTTCtagctgaaaataaaaacaatctaaGTAGAAAGATGGTAGGAGAGATCATCTTCACACTGTGGGTCTTGATGTTTTCttgttctgtctgtttcagCACGATGCCCAGATGGACTACTACGGGACTCGTCTGGCCACCTGTTCCTCCGACCGAACTGTCAAGATCTTTGATGTTCGGAACGGAGGGCAGATCCTGGTCGCAGATCTTAGAGGGTAAGAAACCAAACCAGCAGGCTAAAGATAATTGGAGCCCTGTTCACACTGAAAATTAgtgaaaatgcattaaataacattttacaactgactttttttttctctcctttctggTTTGTGTTGGGAAAGTGGTGGTTTAGGTTTATAAATGACATCAAACACATTAGACAACACAAACTGTAACAATAAGTGGTGGTCAGTTACAATTCTAGGGTGAACTTCTGTCTGTAACTACAGTTTTTGTGTTAggtaaaaatatttaatcataCTTCGATCCTGTTTTTCGTGCCTGTGTTGTGTAGCCATGAGGGTCCCGTGTGGCAGGTCGCCTGGGCTCACCCAATGTTCGGCAACATCTTGGCTTCTTGTTCGTACGACCGCAAAGTCATCATCTGGAAGGAGGAGAACGGAGCCTGGGACAAGATGTACGAGTACACCGGACATGAGTCTTCAGGTCGGTAGTTCACAACCCTGTTTGTCCTGCCTGACAGTGTAGAGGAAACGACCGGGTGCTGGTTGGCCTGGGAGGCATTTTGGacatgtgagaaaaaaagccacagaaacaaatcaaaatattcaaagcaacaacaaaacaaaataaaacacaacaaaacaaacaaacatgacaaaacaaaccaataaaTAATAACCCAAAAAGGAGTAGGATGAAGCTTATTTACTTATTCACTACCCCTTTTCCATTTCCACCATCAGTCACTCAGTACCCCACTCAAATAGTTATTTATATGCATATTTACAAAcaacatagaaaataaataatagaaataaacaaacattaaataatCACTCATATACCCGTGTCAAAGCCCCTCCTTCTCTCAGTACCTCATGAAAACCAtatttttgtgctgctttttaaactggGTCACGCTTGGACGTTGCTTGAGCTCCACCTCCAGTCCATTCCATAACCTCACTCCACATATTGAAAGACAACATGACTTTAATGTTGATTTGATGCCATATCATTGTATTTTTAGACAAACTGCTAGAAGTATCATCATCAGAGCTACTTTAGGTTTTTGAAAGCATCCATAAAATCTGAACTTTTATGTTTATCTCATCTTGTCGTATGTGGTAACGGTTGAAAAGGCAAATATGATCAACTGTGACTGATTGAAAACAAGAGGCTTGTTTGTGAGCTCAGGTTCTTTTGTAGTAACAGTCTGAGGAACCGCAGACGTCCTCAGCATCTCAGTCACCTACATAATTTGTTTCTCCGCTGGTTATCCATCTTTAAAAGTCCAGACCGTTTCCAAATCACACACATGTTGTCACACCattatttccttgttttgagaTGTTTGACTCCTCATCGTTGTTCACTTTTATACCACCAGTGGGTTTTTTCCCCTTGGTTGGGCCCTGGAGGTGTCGGCTACGTAGCCCTGCTGCTACAGCAGCTCTGTCTGTTGTGAATCACTCATCAGTTTATCGTTGCTGTGGGaatttttttcacaataaagcATTGTTTCATCACTTGGCCCTAGATTCTGAATTCTCCTTGGTTTCCATTCAGTTCTATTGGtctctttcttgttgttttttccattttagaaATGGTGTACTGGAGATTTGGCATAACTTTGTGGTCTGATCTTCTGATAGTTTTAATTTAGTCAAAACAAACTTCCTTTTATTTGTGTGGTCTTTGCATCTGGAACAGCTTTGTTGAAGACCTGAGGGCAGCAGAAACCCCTACCATTTTAGTCTGTTTATCAcatgattattatttatttaattagccTGTTTATACATGTTTTGCTTTGAACActtcactgttttattgttgtcttATTTTGCAATTCTGAATTTTTGACTCATCCAACCTCTGATGTTTCCTCATGTTTGTTTATGGTGCCATTTTATGAAGTCATTCATTAGGACTACTTGTTTTCTGGGAGGGGAAATTTAGGCTTGAGAGGCATCgtttgtgttctttgtttttattgtgtaaagcagtttgtattttatttgagtAAAATGGCTTGTTGACTAAGtaaaatttcaaatcatttcttTGACTGTCTCTTGAGATGTTGGTCTTGTTTTAACGGTTCCTCTGTGTTTACAGTGAACTCAGTCTGCTGGGGTCCCTATGACTTTGGTCTGATCTTGGCCTGTGGCAGCTCAGATGGAGCGATTTCCCTCCTCACCTTCACTGGAGATCAGCAGTGGGACGTCAAGAAGATCAGCAACGCACACACTGTGAGTGTGACACACTACTACACAGTACTCAGCGACACACAGATCGTAGGAAATGTCTGCTTCACTCAGTTGTGTGTTGGCTAATTTTGCTGCAGATTGGCTGTAACGCGGTGAGTTGGGCTCCTGCTGTAGTTCCAGGCAGTCTGATCGATCAGCCGTCAGGACAGAAACCAAACTACGTCAAACGCTTCGTCTCCGGAGGCTGCGACAACCTGGTCAAACTCTGGAAGTAAGTTATCAGTGAGAGGCTCTCTGTTGCACTGGATGTTTCTTCTATGTAAAGTCAATAATAACCTTAATGAATTTATGTGTATCTTCTCAGAGAGGAGGACGGTCAGTGGAAGGAGGATCAGAAGCTCGAGGCTCACAGTGATTGGGTGAGAGACGTCGGTTGGGCTCCTTCTATTGGTCTTCCCACCAGCACCATAGCCAGCTGCTCTCAGGTGAGATTTCATGAACTTAGAGGAATCATATATTTAGTTTTACTGTAAGATTTGATCTGACTGCCCTTCAGCAGCATCCAGAatgattttgaacaatttctcctccttatcaacaaaaaaatcaacatagaTCAGCAGTTTTTACTCAGTGTGAAATTACTCGCTTGTACCACTGGGTGGAgccaaagaaaacatgaagtcTGCTGTCCTAACCAGGCTGCATTTGAATTGTTAAAGACTCACAGAAGCTTTGTGTGCAGCGTCCTGAAAACTCATCACCAGAGTAAAGTGAGAAGCATTTTTTACACCTCCTTTTTCCAGGACGGACGTGTGTTTATCTGGACCTGCGACGACCCTGCAGGCAACACCTGGACGGCCAAACTCCTCCACAAGTTCAACGATGTGGTTTGGCATGTCAGCTGGTCCATCACCGGAAACATACTGGCTGTTTCTGGAGGAGACAACAAGGTATGATGTGCAGATTTACACACAGTTATATCCTGAGTATAGATGTTATTTTGTGAGAATAACAgaaattagtcattttaattaTAGTGTATTTTACCAAACAATTATTAATGAATTCAGAAGATttccttgtgttgttttggtctctatGTAGTCTTCTAAGTCTGACACGCCGCAGTTTTCATGAATTATTGGACTGATATGAATTAAGGTTTAACTGTAGAAATGTAACTCGTGAAGTTGATGGGAGACGATGATACAGAGAAGATGTTTCATctactttgttttctttgcaacTTGTTCCTGTGTTTTGTTCTCATCTagtctctgtttgttttctaaacAAGTCGTCATATTGGTGAATGGTTTTTGTAATTTGCCTCCCTTtgcttatttagttttttatttgtatttcagTTTTGTGGTTGAGGTGAGGGTCAGATGTAGGTCAGGTTGAGGTAAATCCATCCACTCTAATatgtcatcattttaaaacacataatTCCCTTTTAGCTggttctgtttttcctctgcaaTATTTCCTACAGTGAAGCCTCCTGCTTCATGTTTTCACTTTACCCAGCAgaatatttctgaaaatgagCTAAAACAATCACCTGTGCAGAGatagtttttggttttaaatgctgttttaaaaggaaacatGTGGCTGTAGCCTTACCTGTGACAGTTAGGGTTATTGTAAGTCCTCACAAAGACACGTTGTTTTGTATCAGACTACCTTCTATCAGCAGCTGTCCCATGATCTGTTAATAGCAGGttaagaacagagaatcaggataTTCcgatttttcacatttataaaTGGACTGAAGTGAAAAACTGAAGGTCTGTGCTATGAAGCAGGATTTGAGCTTCAGGTTTGACTCCTGGAGTCTGAGGTCAACACGTGTTAAAACATCATCTACTGACCAATCAGTTCTCTTAGAAAATGGCGTTCCTGAGAAATGGTACAGAGTTGAGTGTGCAGATGGTGCCATAAAAGAGTTTCTAGAGCTGCATTTTCATGGTTTTTATTGTTCTGTAGGTCTCTGCAGATTGATATAACCCTAAAACAGACACTGATGAAGCACTAAGGCCTCGTCCACACTAGGGTTCATACTTATCAATGtgaaagatgtttttatatttgatcTTTGTTTCACACCACTAAGCAGCTTAAAGAAAAAAGAGTCAAACTGTTTTACGCTCTATAAGAATGACACCGAGTGAAAGATTACTGAATTCATCCTCCCTTTATTTTCATCACTGAATTATTTATTCTTGACatactttgtgtctttgtgagcagcataaagggaaaacatgtcattttgttACACAATCTTGTGTTGCATAACTTTATTGAACCTTTCACACagtgacctggccaagaggtcAGCAGCACACGTCATAAAAACACTTACAAGGAGGTGACAGTAGACGTTTAAACGTACTATTTTGAAGTTGCAAAAGCGTTTTACAATAAAAAGTGTGGGATCTGtaacagacaacaaacaacaatttAAGATTTCAAAACAAGCACTCTTCAGTGGTCTCAGGATAGAATGGAAGGTTCTAAGTGGAATAAATTCACACAGTTTCAGTTCAGTATTCCACGCCGAGGGGGCAGAAAAGCTGGAAGC encodes the following:
- the sec13 gene encoding protein SEC13 homolog; the encoded protein is MVSVINTVDTSHEDMIHDAQMDYYGTRLATCSSDRTVKIFDVRNGGQILVADLRGHEGPVWQVAWAHPMFGNILASCSYDRKVIIWKEENGAWDKMYEYTGHESSVNSVCWGPYDFGLILACGSSDGAISLLTFTGDQQWDVKKISNAHTIGCNAVSWAPAVVPGSLIDQPSGQKPNYVKRFVSGGCDNLVKLWKEEDGQWKEDQKLEAHSDWVRDVGWAPSIGLPTSTIASCSQDGRVFIWTCDDPAGNTWTAKLLHKFNDVVWHVSWSITGNILAVSGGDNKVTLWKESMDGQWACISDVSKGQGAVSTITDTQQNEQ